GCAATTATTCTTCAAAATATTCTGTACGATTTCAATGTTTTGGTCAAAGAAATCAATAAAGTTTTCCATCAGTGCGTTCAATCGTTTCTGACAATTACCTGTTTCTTGATTGCTGCTGTCAATTTGCTTATGAACGGTCAAAAAACAGTATTCCAGAAAGTCATATTTATCATCGAAATAATTATAAAAGGTAGCTCGCGGCAGCATTGATTTTTCGCAAAGCTCTTGAACGGCAATTTCCTCGAAAGATTTTTCGGCGAGCAAGGTCAACATTGCTTGCTGCAAAGAAATGAGAGTCCGAGATGCGCCAATGGTTAATTTTTTAGATAAATCATACTTCATTTGAAGACCTCCTTTGACATTTTTTCAAATCTGTATAAATTTTGACTTTTCTACGATTCTGTCACTTGTATTCTTGATGAGTCCATTATAGACTAGAATAAAAATTTAGACAACTGCAAAAATACGGTCACGAGAAAATATAGCAAGCGATTATAGTTAGTCTTTTAAAAGGTGAGGTACAGTTGTGGAATACAATGAAATTTTAGCGATGCAGAAAAATTTTTTTTATTCCGGTAAAACCAAGACGTATCAATACAGGCTGGATGCGTTAAAGGCGCTGAGGGAATCCCTAATTTATTATGAAGAAGAAATCAACCAAGCGCTTATGGACGATTTAAACAAATCGCCATATGAAACTTATATTTCTGAATACGGCATATCGCTGCAGCAGCTTACTTACGCAACCCGTCACCTGAAAAAATGGATGAAGCCAATACCCAGATCGGTTGGAATCAATTCATTTCCTGGCAAGGCTTATGACATCTTTGAGCCTTATGGCACAGCCCTCATCGTATCGTCTTGGAATTATCCCATTACACTGACCATCTTACCGCTAATCGGCGCTATAGCAGCGGGTAACTGCTGTGTCATTAAGCTGTCAGAATTGTCGCCGAACACATCAAACGTAGTCGAAAAGATTGTGGCACGCGCCTTTCCGAAAGAATATGTCACCACCATATTAGGTGGAAAAGAGGAAAGCCAGCAGCTTCTCGAACAGCGTTTTGATTACATCTTTTTTACCGGAAGCACCGCAGTAGGTAAGTATGTGATGGAAAAAGCGGCACAGCATCTTACTCCGGTGACACTTGAATTGGGTGGTAAATGCCCGTGTATCGTGACTGCCGATGCCGATATACGGGAGGCGGCAAAAAACATAGCGTATGGCAAAGTTCTCAATAGCGGACAGACTTGTACCGCTCCGGATTACGTGTTGGTGTATGAAAAAGTAGCGGAACAGTTTTGCAGAGAAATTACAAATCAATATAAAAAGATGGTTGGGGATTCGCTTACAAATCCGGTATATCCGCGCATTGTAACTG
This genomic interval from Selenobaculum gibii contains the following:
- a CDS encoding TetR/AcrR family transcriptional regulator codes for the protein MKYDLSKKLTIGASRTLISLQQAMLTLLAEKSFEEIAVQELCEKSMLPRATFYNYFDDKYDFLEYCFLTVHKQIDSSNQETGNCQKRLNALMENFIDFFDQNIEIVQNILKNNCPNQYFINQIHFYLITNMMAAFKSSPNTHQFKIPQEMAAKLYSKAVLIILEWKYLDKKECSKAQAKEYLQMMVSGIDVNRAG
- a CDS encoding aldehyde dehydrogenase, giving the protein MEYNEILAMQKNFFYSGKTKTYQYRLDALKALRESLIYYEEEINQALMDDLNKSPYETYISEYGISLQQLTYATRHLKKWMKPIPRSVGINSFPGKAYDIFEPYGTALIVSSWNYPITLTILPLIGAIAAGNCCVIKLSELSPNTSNVVEKIVARAFPKEYVTTILGGKEESQQLLEQRFDYIFFTGSTAVGKYVMEKAAQHLTPVTLELGGKCPCIVTADADIREAAKNIAYGKVLNSGQTCTAPDYVLVYEKVAEQFCREITNQYKKMVGDSLTNPVYPRIVTERHFERLRRLMEEGTVYSGGHFDQGALKIEPTVLVDVKPDSPVMREEIFGPLLPVIPYSTLDEAETFVQEREKPLALYLFTTSKSTEIRVLNKLSFGGGCVNDTISHMTCDGLGFGGIGHSGMGTYHGVYSFEAFSHKKGIYKKSRVFGLSLRYQPYAQKVSRLLRFLMK